The segment GATCAGGCCTACAAAGAGGCCAAGCAAGACCTTAGCTTTCAAGCGGAATTAGATGCCCTCTTAAAAGATTATGTTGGCGTGTGAGACCCCACTTTACTACGCCAAACGGTTGACCCAGCATATCGGTGGGCCAAGATTTACCTCAAGCGTGAGGACCTCAACCACACGGGGGCCACAAAAATCAATAATGCCCTGGGGCAGGTTCTTTTGGCCCGTCGGATGGGCAAGAATAAGGTGATTGCCGAGACAGGTGCTGGTCAACACGGAGTGGCCACGGCCACCGCAGCCGCCCTCTTTGATATGGACTGCACCATTTACATGGGAGAAGAAGATGTCAAACGCCAGTCCCTCAATGTTTTCCGCATGGAGCTTCTGGGAGCTAAGGTAGAGGCTGTCAAGGACGGTTCCGCGTGTGCTCAAGGATGCCGTCAATGCAGCGCTTAGGGCTTGGGTGACCAATATTGAAGATACCCACTATATTTGGGCTCAGCCCTAGGACCAGCCCCCTTCCCTGAAATTGTTCGGGATTTCCAATCGATTATCGGTAGGGAAGCTAAGCGACAATTTGCGGAAATTTCCGGTGGCCAGCTACCCGATGCTGTCATGGCCTGTATCGGTGGTGGTTCCAACGCTATCGGTATGTTTTATCCCTTCGTCAATGATACTAGCGTTGCCATGTATGGCGCTGAGGCCGCTGGACATGGTCTGGATACAGACCAGCATGCAGCTACCTTTGCCAAGGGACGGCCGGGCGTTTTGCATGGCTCCTTGATGAATGTTCTTCAGGACCGCCACGGTCAAATTATGGAGGCCTTCTCGATTTCTGCTGGCCTTGATTATCCAGGTGTTGGCCCTGAACATTGCCACTTTAAGGAAATTGGCAGGGCTAGCTACCAGGCCATTACAGACCAAGAAGCCTTAGAAGCCTTTAGTCTCTTGTCCCGCCTGGAAGGTATTATTCCTGCCTTGGAATCCAGCCATGCCATTGCCCTAGCCCAGAAGGTCGCCAAGGATATGAGTCCAGACCAGAGCCTCCTTATCTGTTTATCGGGTCGAGGGACAAGGATGTCATCCAAGTTAAGGAACGTTTTGAAGCTGAAAAAGAAGGGAAGTAAGCCATGACAAAAACATTAAGCAAACATCTTCAAGCCATAAAATCTTCAGGTCAGGGTTTGGTCATTCCCTATATCATGGCTGGGGACCACGAGCGAGGTTTGGACGGTCTCTTTGATACGATTAACCTGCTAGCAGATGCTGGAGCTTCCGCTATTGAAATCGGTGTTCCCTTTTCCGACCCTGTTGCCGATGGCCCCATCATCGAAGAAGCAGGCCTGCGAAGTCTGACCAAGGGGACCAATCTTGAGGCCATCGTAGAGGAGCTCCAGCGTCAAGCAAGCCCTATCCCCCTTGTTCTCATGACCTATTTTAATCCTATCTACCAATATGGCCTTGAGAGATTGGTCAAGGACTTGAGTGGAACTTCTGTCAAGGGTCTGATTATTCCCGATTTGCCCCATGAACATACGGACTTTGTCCTTCCCTATCTGGAAAATCATGACCTCTGCCTGGTTCCCCTCATCAGCCTAACAACCGGCTCTGAGCGCCAGAAAGAATTGTTAGCAGATGCCCAAGGCTTTGTCTACGCTGTAGCGGTCAATGGGGTTACGGGTAAGGCCAGCAACTATCGCTCAGACCTAGACCAGCACTTACAAAACTTAAAAGACCTGACCTCCCTACCAGTTCTGACAGGCTTTGGCATTTCCAGTCAGGAAGACGTGGAGCGTTTCAATCAGGTCTCCGATGGCGTCATTGTTGGCTCTAAGATTGTCCAAGCCCTCCACCAAGGTCAGACAAGTCAGGTCCAAAACTTTATCCGCCAAGCCAGCCAAGTGAAAAAATAAAACGTCAAGATGTTTGATAGTAAAAAAGTAAGGAGTTAAGGACTTTTGTCCCTAACTCCTCTTTAGGTTAGTATCAAGCGCTCACTCTAGCTAATTTTCAAGCTATCCCCCTCATCAAATGAGGCAAAACGTGCTATAATAGGACTACTATGGCAAAATCGAAATCGACAAAAGCAAGTAAAAAATCCAATAAACAGAAGGCGCAAAATAAACGCCCAACTAAGAAGGAAAGAGAGCACAAAAAGGCCGTTCGAAAAATGATGGTCGCCTTTTTGATGGCTTTTATCCTCTTTTTCGCCATTATCCGCCTAGGTGTCTTTGGGATTACCGCCTACAATCTCGTTCGGGTAGTGTTGGTAGCCTAGCCTACCCACTATCTTGGTCTCTCTTTACCTCTTGCGGGCAATGGTTGCAGAAGCACACGGGTTTTATGTCAGGCTATATCTCTGCATGGCTGGTCTCATGCTGATTTTCCACGCCTATCTCTATTCCATGGACGTTATGAAAGAGCGCTCTATCATTGGGGAACCTCCGTCTAGTAACGGCCGATTTAAAAATGTGCTGTCACCCATTCCTAGGGGTGCATGATGGTGCTGTCCTTTATAAGCCAATTGTTTTCCCTTCTCTAACATCGGTTCCTATCTGTCGTGGTCTTTCATTATTTGGGCCTCTACCTCATGAGCTCTTGGGATGTCTATGATGTCATGAATTCTTCAGAAGACTGTAGCAATCTCAGCGACAAGATTGACCAACCAGCTGCAGATGGAATCCTCGGGACAAAAGCGTCAGGCCAAGGCTCAGGCTAAGCTCAAGCACAAAAGATCAGGAAGAGCTCAAGCTGGGGAAACTCCATCAGACTTGATGGCTAGTTGACCCAGAAACAGGGAAATCCTATCCGCCAGCCCAGCTCAATTAGCTCCGAGATCCGAGCCAGAATTCTGGGGGCTATGATAGAAGAGCTGAGGATGCTATCTCAGCAAGACTTCAAGAATTATCATTTTCATTATCCTGACGAGGAAAATGAGGTTGAGGCACCGACTTCCTCACCAGCTGAACAGCTCCAGCCAGTCCAAATCCAGCCAGAACCAAGAAGCTGATGAGCCTGTGCAGTGGATTCACCCCTAAACAGCACCTCTCTCAAATGCAACCATTGACCTCTTCGCCCTGACAAGCCTAAGAACCAGACCAA is part of the Streptococcus downei MFe28 genome and harbors:
- the trpA gene encoding tryptophan synthase subunit alpha; amino-acid sequence: MTKTLSKHLQAIKSSGQGLVIPYIMAGDHERGLDGLFDTINLLADAGASAIEIGVPFSDPVADGPIIEEAGLRSLTKGTNLEAIVEELQRQASPIPLVLMTYFNPIYQYGLERLVKDLSGTSVKGLIIPDLPHEHTDFVLPYLENHDLCLVPLISLTTGSERQKELLADAQGFVYAVAVNGVTGKASNYRSDLDQHLQNLKDLTSLPVLTGFGISSQEDVERFNQVSDGVIVGSKIVQALHQGQTSQVQNFIRQASQVKK